The following proteins are co-located in the Trichocoleus sp. genome:
- a CDS encoding ATP-binding cassette domain-containing protein yields the protein MSSRQLLLDLARRYPGLIFLNIILGFSGALFNGISTALIIPVLLNFLGQPIPFKGTPPMIQSLLSPFQNQDGQAEMMLLTAAILLLLLLKNLATYCNALVSGTLKRTLSNDLREQGLRLLLEVDIDFYVKTGIGDIINRLNNEVARAAGAISTVTRSITVIITTLVFIALLISLSWKLTIISTVLLSVVALVNQYSISRSKVLGKQLSETSRAYSTSVLDLLSGMRLVRTTANEAAEYERVKQLIRDREQAEFRSQATSALIDPINEMTGIIALFMIVVIGRFFLEEQVAALSTVLLTYLFLLFRTLPLIAQLNNARSQFANISPSLEITREFLRRDNKTFMKSGTIPFKALEEGIHFNHISFAYPGQKKQILQGVDLYLPRNTTLALVGSSGAGKSTLADLLPRLYDPTAGKITLDGIDLRELDFQTLRRSMGIVSQDTFLFNTTVRENIAYGCSHATDEAVIAAAQQANAYEFIVQLPQGFDTPIGDRGVLLSGGQRQRIAIARALLQNPEILILDEATSALDTVSERLVQQAIDHLSRDRTTLVIAHRLSTVQKADQIAVLDQGRVVEVGTHDELLAKQGYYAHLCEMQFTEKAEIQMNRQQIAKLSHELRTILNSLIGSLRLLIDEILDNAEEQQECTQSAYYAAVSLVKSLETLEHYSKKPNIEALNASPVPQTIRQ from the coding sequence ATGTCTTCGCGTCAACTGCTTCTAGATCTAGCTCGACGCTATCCTGGTTTGATTTTTTTGAACATCATTCTAGGCTTTTCCGGCGCGTTGTTTAATGGAATCAGCACGGCTCTGATTATCCCCGTTTTACTCAATTTCTTGGGGCAGCCAATTCCTTTCAAAGGCACACCGCCAATGATTCAAAGCCTGCTTTCTCCGTTTCAGAACCAGGATGGTCAGGCTGAAATGATGCTGTTGACGGCTGCCATTTTGCTGCTGCTGCTGCTCAAAAATTTGGCAACTTACTGTAATGCGCTAGTTTCGGGAACTTTAAAGCGAACTCTCTCTAATGATTTGCGAGAGCAGGGCCTCCGCTTGCTGCTGGAAGTTGATATTGATTTCTATGTTAAAACTGGCATTGGAGATATTATTAACCGCCTCAACAATGAGGTTGCAAGGGCAGCAGGGGCAATTAGTACGGTAACGCGATCGATCACGGTTATCATTACAACACTTGTTTTTATCGCACTATTAATTTCACTATCCTGGAAATTAACTATTATCTCGACCGTTCTATTATCAGTTGTTGCATTAGTCAATCAATATAGCATTAGCCGTTCTAAAGTTTTAGGCAAACAGCTTTCAGAAACTTCTAGAGCCTACTCTACCAGCGTGCTTGATTTGTTATCAGGAATGCGTCTGGTGCGAACAACTGCCAACGAAGCCGCAGAATATGAACGAGTCAAACAGCTAATCCGCGATCGGGAGCAAGCCGAGTTTCGATCACAAGCAACTTCTGCACTCATTGATCCTATCAATGAAATGACAGGCATCATCGCCTTGTTTATGATTGTTGTAATCGGACGATTTTTTTTAGAAGAGCAAGTTGCAGCTCTCTCAACGGTACTACTCACCTATCTTTTTTTGCTGTTTCGTACTTTGCCGCTCATTGCTCAACTCAATAACGCTCGTAGTCAGTTTGCAAACATTTCTCCGAGTTTAGAGATTACTCGTGAGTTTCTACGACGTGACAACAAAACATTCATGAAAAGTGGCACAATTCCCTTTAAAGCTTTAGAAGAAGGAATCCACTTTAACCACATTTCTTTTGCTTATCCAGGTCAGAAGAAGCAGATTTTACAGGGTGTTGATCTCTATCTACCACGCAACACAACCCTGGCATTAGTAGGGTCATCTGGAGCAGGAAAATCAACGTTAGCTGACTTACTGCCGCGACTCTATGATCCAACTGCTGGCAAGATCACATTGGATGGAATTGATCTGCGCGAGTTAGATTTTCAGACACTACGTCGATCGATGGGAATCGTCAGCCAAGATACATTTCTGTTCAACACAACTGTCCGAGAAAACATTGCTTATGGCTGTTCTCATGCAACCGATGAAGCTGTGATTGCAGCCGCCCAACAAGCAAATGCTTATGAGTTTATTGTGCAGTTGCCCCAGGGATTTGATACCCCGATTGGCGATCGAGGCGTCTTGCTATCCGGTGGACAGCGTCAGCGAATTGCGATTGCCAGAGCACTGCTACAAAACCCAGAAATTTTGATTTTAGATGAAGCAACCAGCGCCCTTGATACTGTGTCAGAACGGCTCGTTCAGCAGGCAATTGACCACTTAAGCCGCGATCGAACCACACTGGTGATTGCTCACCGTCTTTCAACCGTTCAAAAAGCAGATCAAATTGCTGTACTTGATCAAGGTAGGGTTGTTGAAGTTGGAACACATGATGAGCTTTTAGCAAAGCAAGGTTATTATGCTCATCTCTGTGAAATGCAGTTTACCGAAAAAGCTGAAATTCAGATGAATCGCCAGCAAATTGCTAAGCTTTCTCACGAACTCAGAACAATCCTAAACAGCCTTATTGGTTCACTGCGTTTATTGATTGATGAGATCTTAGATAACGCAGAAGAACAGCAGGAATGTACGCAATCTGCTTACTACGCAGCCGTAAGCCTTGTTAAAAGTTTGGAAACATTAGAGCATTATTCAAAAAAACCTAATATTGAAGCTTTGAATGCTTCGCCGGTTCCACAAACAATCAGACAGTAA
- a CDS encoding glycosyltransferase family 4 protein, translating to MIKHYLFFTRNVLPQPRADLVQVANCANAAANLGYSTVLTSLKQSTNWCNPIDWVSPFRPQPADATLAQFYNLHKKLKVAALPIPWTIARTNSKWTHPSTIVSKYYFPIYIRPVTCLIHTRDWNFVKAAIQNGIPAIYEHHHHEDKFFEPEVVQNPLFQLAVTVADTVRETMVQQGMPPEKVITLHNGFNQTFAVRHPQAATDWRQKLLREQEYLAVYSGGLNAFKGVDLMIQAAKSLPQVQFVFAGGDAAQVASYRQMAIDLQVQNVKFLGYVLHDQLASLLQAADVLVHPHCTGKEASFTSPLKFFDYLASGTPIVATEISALQEFKAAEVVAGWCEPDQPLPLAEAIQRVLVTHARKPDGYRNSIDFVQQFSWENRIKAILSHVDQAWQPVLT from the coding sequence ATGATTAAGCATTATCTTTTTTTTACTCGTAATGTTCTGCCGCAGCCGAGAGCTGATCTCGTGCAGGTCGCCAACTGTGCAAATGCTGCTGCAAATTTAGGGTATTCCACAGTTCTAACTTCTTTAAAGCAATCAACAAACTGGTGTAACCCGATCGATTGGGTTTCTCCGTTTCGTCCTCAACCTGCAGATGCAACGCTTGCTCAGTTTTACAATCTGCACAAAAAGCTTAAAGTAGCAGCTTTACCGATTCCTTGGACGATCGCTCGTACCAACAGTAAATGGACTCATCCAAGTACAATTGTTTCTAAATACTATTTTCCAATTTACATTCGTCCTGTTACTTGCCTTATTCACACAAGAGACTGGAATTTTGTCAAGGCCGCGATTCAGAATGGTATTCCTGCGATCTACGAGCATCATCATCACGAAGATAAATTTTTTGAGCCAGAAGTTGTTCAAAACCCGCTCTTTCAACTTGCTGTGACGGTTGCAGATACAGTACGAGAAACGATGGTTCAACAGGGAATGCCACCTGAAAAGGTCATTACTTTGCATAATGGATTCAACCAAACTTTTGCAGTCCGGCATCCCCAAGCAGCAACCGATTGGCGACAAAAATTGCTGAGAGAACAAGAATATCTGGCTGTTTACTCCGGTGGACTCAATGCTTTTAAGGGCGTCGATTTAATGATTCAAGCTGCAAAAAGCTTGCCGCAGGTTCAATTTGTGTTTGCTGGAGGGGATGCGGCTCAAGTTGCTTCCTATCGTCAGATGGCGATCGATCTGCAAGTGCAAAACGTTAAATTTCTGGGCTATGTACTGCACGATCAACTTGCCAGTTTGCTCCAGGCAGCAGATGTATTAGTACACCCCCATTGCACCGGAAAAGAAGCTTCCTTTACTTCACCGCTCAAGTTTTTTGACTACCTGGCATCTGGAACCCCGATCGTTGCAACCGAGATATCAGCTCTCCAGGAATTCAAAGCGGCTGAAGTTGTGGCAGGCTGGTGTGAACCTGACCAACCCCTACCGCTTGCGGAGGCAATCCAACGAGTCTTGGTCACTCATGCCCGAAAGCCTGACGGCTACCGCAACAGCATTGATTTTGTACAACAATTTTCCTGGGAAAATCGGATTAAAGCAATTTTGAGCCATGTTGATCAAGCCTGGCAACCTGTTTTAACCTGA